A single window of Oerskovia paurometabola DNA harbors:
- the mfd gene encoding transcription-repair coupling factor produces the protein MNLTGILPALLADPTARAVVEHVRLRGAVDVVGPVGVRPPLLAAMAGATATGETTGAEKGAPAQGSRPLVVVTATGREADELAASVRAYLPDELGDLVAVLPAWETLPHERLSPRSDTVAKRLAVFRRLAHPTSEVSQSGPVRVLVMPVRALLQPVVEGLGDLEPVELSTGETADLTDVAERLSAAAYQRVDMVERRGEFAVRGGILDVFPPTEDHPLRVEFWGDEVTEIRWFAVADQRSLEIADHGVWAPPCREILLTDAVRARAAELIETLPGATDMLDKLAAGIAVEGMESLAPVLVDRMLPVLDLVPDDALLIINDPERVRRRAHDLVATTEEFLAAAWTGAAAGGSTPINLSAASFETFADVHDVAERRGLGWWTLSPFGLDEGATPDGEAHPGEALPGGEGPTSGMGTDGVTTFTVPARNVESYRGDVERALDDLRSLQHAGWRLVLTTEGHGPARRMTEQLSAVDTAARLVASIDTEPEGGVVLVTPAPVGPGFVAPDLKLAVFSESDLTGRQGSSTRDMRKMPSRRRNVVDPLALRAGDYVVHEQHGVGKFVELVQRTLGTGGNAATREYLVIEYASSKRGQPGDRLFVPSDQLDQVTKYTGGESPSLNKMGGSDWAKTKSQARKHVKEIAGELIRLYSARMATQGHAFGPDTPWQRELEDAFAYVETPDQLVTIDEVKADMEKPVPMDRLVCGDVGYGKTEIAVRAAFKAVQDGKQVAVLVPTTLLVQQHFQTFAERYSAFPVTVKALSRFQTEAESKETVEGLKDGSVDVVIGTHRIISGSIKFKDLGLVIIDEEQRFGVEHKETLKQLRTNVDVLAMSATPIPRTLEMAVTGIREMSTLATPPEERHPVLTYVGAYEEKQISASIRRELLREGQVFYVHNKVETIDRTAQRLRELVPEARIGVAHGKMSEAQLDQTITAFWEKELDVLVCTTIIETGLDISNANTLILERADMLGLSQLHQLRGRVGRGRERAYAYFLYPPERPLTDTAHDRLATMAANTDLGAGMQIAMKDLEIRGAGNLLGGEQSGHIAGVGFDLYVRMVGEAVASFKGEVEEEAPEVSIELPVDAHIPHDYIAHERLRLEAYRKIAAAQDEPALAEVRAELVDRYGALPEVVEALFAVADFRNHARRAGLADVTAQGKFVRFAPVDLPESAELRLKRLYPGTMLKPAIRAFLVPFPTTARIGGRPLRGMEVLAWARQLIDAVITGDVSAAATVGTSKR, from the coding sequence ATGAACCTCACCGGAATCCTGCCCGCCCTCCTGGCCGACCCGACCGCGCGCGCGGTCGTCGAGCACGTGCGCCTGCGGGGCGCGGTCGACGTCGTCGGCCCGGTGGGCGTGCGCCCGCCGTTGCTCGCCGCGATGGCGGGGGCGACCGCGACCGGGGAGACCACCGGGGCAGAGAAGGGCGCCCCCGCCCAGGGCTCCCGCCCCCTCGTCGTCGTGACCGCGACGGGACGCGAGGCCGACGAGCTCGCCGCGAGCGTGCGCGCGTACCTGCCCGACGAGCTGGGCGACCTGGTCGCGGTCCTGCCCGCCTGGGAGACGCTGCCGCACGAGCGCCTGTCGCCGCGCAGCGACACGGTCGCCAAGCGGCTCGCGGTGTTCCGCCGCCTCGCGCACCCGACCAGCGAGGTCAGCCAGTCCGGCCCCGTGCGCGTCCTGGTCATGCCGGTGCGCGCTCTGCTCCAGCCCGTCGTCGAGGGCCTCGGCGACCTGGAGCCTGTCGAGCTCAGCACGGGCGAGACGGCCGACCTCACCGACGTCGCCGAGCGCCTGAGCGCGGCCGCCTACCAGCGTGTGGACATGGTCGAGCGGCGCGGCGAGTTCGCGGTGCGCGGCGGCATCCTCGACGTCTTCCCCCCGACCGAGGACCACCCGCTGCGCGTCGAGTTCTGGGGCGACGAGGTCACCGAGATCCGCTGGTTCGCGGTTGCGGACCAGCGCAGCCTCGAGATCGCGGACCACGGCGTGTGGGCGCCGCCGTGCCGCGAGATCCTCCTGACGGACGCGGTGCGCGCCCGCGCGGCGGAGCTGATCGAGACGCTGCCCGGCGCGACCGACATGCTCGACAAGCTCGCCGCCGGCATCGCCGTGGAGGGCATGGAGTCCCTCGCCCCGGTCCTCGTCGACCGCATGCTGCCCGTCCTGGACCTCGTCCCCGACGACGCCCTGCTGATCATCAACGACCCCGAGCGCGTGCGCCGCCGCGCGCACGACCTCGTCGCGACGACCGAGGAGTTCCTCGCCGCCGCCTGGACCGGTGCGGCCGCAGGCGGCTCGACCCCGATCAACCTCTCGGCCGCGTCGTTCGAGACGTTCGCCGACGTCCACGACGTCGCCGAGCGTCGCGGCCTCGGGTGGTGGACGCTCAGCCCGTTCGGCCTCGACGAGGGCGCCACCCCCGACGGCGAGGCGCACCCGGGCGAGGCGCTCCCGGGAGGCGAGGGTCCGACGTCGGGCATGGGCACGGACGGCGTGACCACCTTCACCGTGCCGGCGCGCAACGTCGAGTCCTACCGCGGCGACGTCGAGCGGGCGCTCGACGACCTGCGCTCTCTCCAGCACGCGGGCTGGCGCCTGGTCCTGACGACCGAGGGTCACGGCCCCGCACGCCGCATGACCGAGCAGCTGTCCGCGGTCGACACCGCAGCGCGCCTGGTCGCGTCGATCGACACCGAGCCCGAGGGCGGCGTCGTGCTCGTGACGCCCGCGCCCGTGGGGCCGGGCTTCGTCGCGCCCGACCTGAAGCTCGCGGTGTTCAGCGAGTCGGACCTCACGGGGCGCCAGGGGTCGAGCACGCGCGACATGCGCAAGATGCCCTCGCGGCGGCGCAACGTCGTCGACCCCCTCGCACTGCGCGCGGGCGACTACGTGGTGCACGAGCAGCACGGCGTGGGGAAGTTCGTCGAGCTCGTGCAGCGCACGCTCGGCACGGGCGGCAACGCCGCGACGCGCGAGTACCTCGTCATCGAGTACGCCAGCAGCAAGCGCGGCCAGCCGGGCGACCGCCTGTTCGTGCCCTCCGACCAGCTCGACCAGGTCACCAAGTACACGGGCGGCGAGTCGCCCAGCCTGAACAAGATGGGCGGCTCGGACTGGGCCAAGACCAAGAGCCAGGCGCGCAAGCACGTCAAGGAGATCGCGGGCGAGCTCATCCGCCTCTACAGCGCCCGCATGGCCACGCAGGGGCACGCGTTCGGCCCCGACACCCCGTGGCAGCGCGAGCTCGAGGACGCGTTCGCGTACGTCGAGACGCCCGACCAGCTCGTCACGATCGACGAGGTCAAGGCCGACATGGAGAAGCCGGTCCCCATGGACCGGCTCGTGTGTGGCGACGTCGGGTACGGCAAGACCGAGATCGCGGTCCGCGCGGCGTTCAAGGCCGTGCAGGACGGCAAGCAGGTCGCGGTCCTCGTGCCCACGACGCTCCTGGTCCAGCAGCACTTCCAGACGTTCGCCGAGCGCTACTCGGCGTTCCCCGTGACGGTCAAGGCGCTCTCGCGCTTCCAGACCGAGGCCGAGTCCAAGGAAACGGTCGAGGGGCTCAAGGACGGGTCGGTCGACGTCGTGATCGGCACGCACCGCATCATCTCGGGGTCCATCAAGTTCAAGGACCTGGGCCTGGTCATCATCGACGAGGAGCAGCGGTTCGGCGTCGAGCACAAGGAGACGCTCAAGCAGCTCCGGACCAACGTCGACGTGCTCGCGATGAGCGCGACCCCCATCCCGCGCACGCTCGAGATGGCCGTCACGGGCATCCGCGAGATGTCGACGCTCGCGACCCCGCCCGAGGAGCGCCACCCCGTGCTCACGTACGTGGGCGCGTACGAGGAGAAGCAGATCTCTGCGTCGATCCGCCGCGAGCTGCTGCGCGAGGGCCAGGTGTTCTACGTGCACAACAAGGTCGAGACGATCGACCGCACGGCCCAGCGCCTGCGCGAGCTCGTCCCCGAGGCCCGCATCGGCGTCGCGCACGGCAAGATGAGCGAGGCCCAGCTCGACCAGACGATCACGGCGTTCTGGGAGAAGGAGCTCGACGTCCTGGTCTGCACCACGATCATCGAGACCGGCCTCGACATCTCCAACGCCAACACGCTCATCCTGGAGCGCGCCGACATGCTGGGCCTGTCCCAGCTCCACCAGCTCCGCGGTCGTGTGGGTCGTGGGCGCGAGCGCGCGTACGCGTACTTCCTGTACCCGCCCGAGCGCCCGCTGACCGACACCGCGCACGACCGCCTCGCGACCATGGCCGCCAACACGGACCTCGGCGCGGGCATGCAGATCGCCATGAAGGACCTCGAGATCCGCGGTGCGGGCAACCTGCTGGGCGGCGAGCAGTCGGGGCACATCGCAGGCGTCGGGTTCGACCTGTACGTGCGCATGGTCGGCGAGGCCGTGGCGTCGTTCAAGGGCGAGGTCGAGGAGGAAGCGCCCGAGGTCTCGATCGAGCTGCCCGTGGACGCGCACATCCCGCACGACTACATCGCGCACGAGCGCCTGCGCCTCGAGGCGTACCGCAAGATCGCGGCGGCCCAGGACGAGCCCGCGCTCGCCGAGGTGCGGGCCGAGCTCGTCGACCGCTACGGCGCGCTCCCGGAGGTCGTCGAGGCCCTGTTCGCCGTCGCGGACTTCCGCAACCATGCGCGCCGCGCAGGGCTCGCCGACGTCACGGCGCAGGGCAAGTTCGTGCGCTTCGCGCCCGTCGACCTCCCGGAGTCCGCCGAGCTGCGCCTCAAGCGCCTCTACCCGGGCACCATGCTCAAGCCCGCGATCCGCGCGTTCCTCGTCCCCTTCCCGACGACGGCGCGCATCGGAGGTCGTCCGCTGCGGGGCATGGAGGTGCTCGCCTGGGCGCGCCAGCTCATCGACGCGGTCATCACGGGAGACGTCAGCGCGGCGGCGACGGTGGGGACGTCGAAGCGGTAG